AGATATTGAAAGCTGTGCAAGTACCTGTGGgtgggaaatatatatttgacCGGGCATTTGTATAGTCCATCGTTTTTTGTTAGTCTGATTCCGAATAACTGGATCCACTTGAACTCGTATTTTAATCGCTTTTATCCGCAGAGTACGAGGGCTCGCCCAGACGCATTGGAGTAACCAGCACCAGCAATTTGGGAGCAACTGGAGCGGCGGcggcatcagcagcagcggaCGAAAGCgaaccaccagcagcggcagaaGCTGCAGTtgtagcaacaacaacaccgcAACCACAACAGCAGGTGCCCATGGCCACCGTACCACCGCTGAGCTCCACGGCCACCTCGCTCCAAAAGACGGCCGCCCGCGCAGCACTGGCTGCTCTGGCCCAGAGCCATCCGCACAGCTCCCACAACATACTCAGCTCCCTGCTCCCGCACTCTCCCAATCCAGTGAATCCCGGCCAGATGCATGCGGCGCAGCAGTCCATCCAGAACTATCCAGTGCGTCCTGGATTTCCGCAGGTGCGTGTCATcaatcatttttcatttttcttttatctataaataaatgattaatTGCAGCGCATCATCTCGCCGCCCAGTCGTGACCCAAGGAGCAGCTCCCCTcccctgcagcagcagcaatatcagcagcagcagcaacaacagcagcagctgcaacatcagcagcagcactttGCCAGTCTGATGAGCAGTCACAGTAACAACAACTCCAACACCAACAAACAGCCGCTGAGCAGCGACAACAATGCGGAGGACACCAGCAACGATGTGTCCGAGATTGGCACCATATCCGACCTGACCACTCCGGAGGCAGTGGGTCTGTCTATTGGAATCGCCGGAGGCGAGATGGCCAGCCGGGCGGGCACTCCACAGCAAACGGCGCAAGCACCACCGACAGCAGTGGCGGGCAGCACTGTCAACGGAACcggaagcggaaacggaacAGCAACCGGaaatgcaacagcagccgGCAGCGGATTGGGTCCCTTGAGCCTACACACGAAATCCTCGACCTTCGATTATCTCTACGAGTTCTCGGAGACGCGCAAGGTGCTGGAGGAGTTCTTCAAGTGCCCCTCCACCGACGAGCAGCCCATCATGGAAAATGGTAGCGATGTGGACAGCATTGTGAGTAGGATAGAGATGATAGTTATTTTTTATGACACACAATTTTTATGAAACTtcacaaaattatttttctgaattttttataatctatatatatttttttaaaggATATCCAGTACGAGTTCCACAGCAACTTTGAGCGCGACGAGGAGGATTTGGCCGAGGAGGAAGAAGCCGAAGACGACGAGGAGGTCGACGACGATGCCGACGAAGAGAACGATGAGGCCGAGGATGAGGACGAGCCGTTGGAACAGGATCGTGACCAGAACTACCGCGCACAGGGGGCGCCCCAATCcggccacatcgattccgagCGCCTCGTTTTCAGTGGTTATGGACAGCAGCCGCAATTGCAGGCGCAGCTCACCGCTCAGCCGATGGGCGGGGCGAGACGACACTATAGCGGCAGTCCGCTAATGCGGGACTTTGACTTCTTCCTGGACTCCACCAGTCGGAGCAGCGGCGAGCGGGATGCCGACCAGGATGGGCTTAATCACAACCAGCTGCTGAGCACGAGCAGCGGACATGGCGGAGGCGTGGGAGTGGGCGGTGGAATAGGCGTGGGCCCGGGTGGAGGCCACAATTACCGCTATTCTCCGGAAACCACCGACTACGATTCCAACTGCGGCGATCTGGACAGTAAGTGCGGCCATTTCAAATACCCGAAAGTTTACCAAATCCCTCTCGATTCTCCAGGTCTCTCGGGAGAGATGAATGGCGGGGTGTCGACCTCCTGCTCAAACTACGCAAAGTTCTATGCCTCGGCCATGCCCGTCCTGGAGGATGGCCTCTCCTCCGGTCACACCAGTGACAccgagaacaacaacaacaaccagaagAACCTGCAGCAGTCGACGGCCAACCAGGGTGGCCAGTGCCCCACCAGCTTGAGCGGTAGCACTAGCATTGGTGGCAGTGGAGGGATCTCCATGCTGATGGACATGAAGCGCATCTCGACGAACCACAGCCTGAACAGCATGAATAACCAGACCACCACCGCCTCCACGACAACGGATAGCAATGGCGGCGTCGGCGTGGTGGGTCACCACCTGGTGGCCACACTGGTGGCCAGTCCCAACAATGAGCAGGCGAAGTCACAGGGTCAAACGCAGCTGCAATCCCATCCGCCAAAGACATTGTCACTAGATCAGAGTCCCAGCAACCACAGTAAAGTGTTCAAGAACATTGATCCGGAGTTGGATTCGCTCTACTCGATCGGTAAGTGATTTGTTCACATCAGTGTCACATTTGTAGTCCCTCTcacatataatatatttattccCTTATTTACTTCTAGGAGTCTTCCACCGTCCAGACACGGTGCAGATGACGCCACCTCCTCCCGCTCCGGCGCCACATCGAAAGCCCAATAACAATGGCTGCTCCAGTGGCGTTGTGAACACTAATGGCAGCCTAGCCGGTGGCAGCAACGACGTGGACCTGCTGCAGCCGAGCAGCAAGCACACTCCATTGGCGGCGGCCATCAGTTCCACGCTGCAGCGCAGTTCGCCCACTTCGACATTAACCGGCAATGGAATTGGAACCGGAAGTGGAAAGACCAGAAGCGCCGGCAgcaattgcagcagcagcgccaaCGGCGGCATGCCACCGCCCATTCCGGAGCGCACCAACCTGGTATCCGCAGTGCAAAGATCTCCATCGCCTGGCGCCAACTCACCCGTATGGCTATCGCGCCACTTGGACGGCGGTGCTGGAAAGGATCTGCTGGAATCCGGCTCGGATAACCACTCAAAGAACCACAGTGCCGACGAGGAAGACGTGGACACCGATCTGGAGACGGACCGCCTGCTGGGCCACCAGAGGCTGGACGACCAGGGCTATTACGATGAGAACAAGAGCTGGGATCGCAAGCCGCGCTCGCTGCTCTCGAAGATCTCGCCCAAGCAGCAGATACCGAGCACCAAGACGCGCAACGGCTACAATGCCCTGCTCAGCTCCACGCCGGAGCTACCGCCACCGATTCCGCCAAAGGGTCAGTctggattgggattgggtcTCACTCTGAGTGCCGGTAATGGCGGCAAGCTGCTTGACTTGGTTGGCGGCATGGTGCAGCGCAGTTTATCGCGGAGCTCGTCGGAGCACAGTGAGAAATCGCTCAGTAAAATGCCAATTTCTGGCGGGGATCTGTGTGCCGGCGGCGTGGATGTGGTAGCCTCAACTGTGGCGGCCACCTCGACAACGGTGGTGGCCAGTACGCCGGCGTTGGGAAGTCCCGGCAACGGGGGTGGCTCGGAGAGATCAGCTGCAGAAATGGGCAATCCGGGAGGAGCCGTTAAGCTGAGCGAGCAGGAGATTGGAACCATTAATGGTGGCAGCGTCATGCCATTGGGAGCAGGATCGGGCACTGGATCTGGAGCAGGATCGGGAGCGGGATCTGGAACGGGAGCCAATGCAGCTGTGGTGGCCAATAGCAacgccaacaacaacaacgtcggcggcggcggcggaaacaacagcagcggcagtggcgccggcagcaacagcaacagcggcgagaaaaaagtgaaaaagagTAAGAGCAAAGAAGGTAAATGCGTTGGGTTTATCCTTCGTTTGATTGTTCCTATATATAACCAAATAACCGTATATCCGTATAtccatatgcatatatatactatatatctatatatctatatatctatatatatatactcttGTGGCCTGCCATGTTGTCGGTGTGCATTTGatgttgtcgttgtcgttgtcaaTTGTCGCAAACAACGAAACGCTAATTTTCGAAAGCGTAGCAGAGcaaattcaaaattcaatCGTGGCTGCGTAAATACGAAATTGTATTGTATAATGTGTAATTTAATAATCCTATTATCTGCAATCCAATTTTTGATCAAGATAATCCGTATTAatcgtatatatattttttacctATCATTTCTCTGTATTCTTTCGCATATTTATTTGCGTATTTTTGCATGCGTCGTTCGTTCGTTCAACCAAATCAATAAACCAAACTCTACTCTTCATTTtactgtgtctgtgtgtgtgtacaaTACTTTGTAAGATAAAGTTCCATTATGTAATAGTATCTAAGATACAACACTAACAATATCACACGAAACAAGGAATAAATCCGTTTCTTGGGTACTTTTTTTCTATGAGCCATTTAGGTGATATAACTAAACTATTTAAATACCTTATCCGAGAGTCCTGCATATTGTGGTTGTTTTTAAAGGTATTGATATTAAAAAGGGActgaaaatacaaaaaacttTTGTTAAACTATTTCATTTACAGTACTGAGTATGGATTAATCGATATCTATTATAAACGCAATAAATTAGGCTTAGAAAAAGTATTCCAAATCATAAAGGCAAACTTGTATTATACAAAGATCAGTTTTTATACAAAGTTGCTAGCCCACACATGCACGTACACTAATCAACTAACACTGGACATGTACTCTATGACTATCGACTCCTGTCCAACTGAGTTTCTAACTATGCCATTCATCTTCTCATCCGTCTCACCAACTGCAGGCGGTGCAGTGCTCATCGAGGGCGTTCTCTTCAGGGCCAAGTACTTGGGCTCCACGCAGCTGGTCTGCGAAGGTCAGCCCACGAAATCAACGCGAATGATGCAGGCGGAGGAAGCCGTCTCCAGGATAAAGGTAGAGTATCCTCCGACATTTCCTACCAATAGATAATGCTCGCCCGACTCGATCGATTGCTTCGATCAGCTAGCGTTTCATTTGTGCCGTGATCTGTGATTCTGTGTTTGTAGTGGGTAGAAATCCTGTGTTCCCAAAAGAAAATCCAGATCAGAGGTTGCCACAGATCTTAAAAGTATTGCTCTCCTTATTTTTTATAACATATTTCTTTAACTCCTTAATATGGAAAATCTCTGGCATGGcaatttcaaaatattatttaatattcaacATTCTTAACATTAGTAATTGatatttttgtgattttttgttgttgttaattttcAAGAATATTAGATTGTGACAATCGCCTGAATTGCTCCTCTAGTTGGCCCCTGCACTAATAAAGCAAAATTATCAGCTATTTTTGATCCCTTTGATCTCAGATTTTTGATTTGTCCGAAACACCACCACCTCCCGCCACCCACTAGCCCACCCAGCAAGCGACCTTGTCTAAGCTGATTGAAGGACCGAACTTGAGACCAAtaataagagaaaaaaaaaagaaactcaTTAACTGTTTACTGTTATATTTTCATGCATCACCTCCTCCACATCAAATGCTCCGCATCCGCGATGACCAACCACGCTAACGAAACCACGTATCGCCatatcaaataaaaacaaaaccgaatctatataaaataaaaatccgAACAATTCGCATTTTAGGCGCTGGTAAGTAATGGAAACACTAGAGCAAATACCTTCCTAGAACCCCCCACCCAAAACAACCAACCACCCCACCCACCTCTGGTTTGCCTGATTTGCCTTGAATTAAATTGGATTCAACACATTTGGCCCGCTGCAATTCTTGTGTTATCCAAAATCAAAGCTTGTCTCCCGGAGATCCCGCCAATTCTCTAGTTCCACAACCCATAAAGTATTGTAATTAgttaatataaacaaaataaataattttccaGGCACCCGATGGCGATGTGCAGCCCAGCACAGAGGTGGATCTGTTTATATCGACGGAGAAGATCATGGTTCTTAACACGGACCTCAAGGAGATCATGATGGATCACGCCCTGCGCACCATCTCCTATATCGCGGACATCGGGGATCTGGTGGTTCTGATGGCCCGTCGCCGCTTCGTTCCCCAGGACATCGATGATGCTCCCAAACCGAATCGCACGCCCAAGATGATCTGTCACGTGTTTGAGAGCGATGAGGCGCAATTTATTGCCCAATCGATTGGCCAGGCCTTTCAGGTGGCCTACATGGAGTTCCTCAAGGCGAATGGCATTGAGGATCATCGGTTTGTCAAGGAGATGGACTACCAGGAGGTGCTCAACAGCCAGGAGATCTTCGGCGACGAACTGGAGATCTTTGCCAAGAAAGAGCTACAAAAGGAGGTGGTCGTTCCAAAGGCCAAGGGCGAGATTCTGGGCGTGGTGATCGTGGAAAGCGGCTGGGGCTCCATGCTGCCCACCGTGGTAATTGCAAATCTGATGAGCTCGGGAGCTGCTGCCCGATGCGGGCAGCTCAACATCGGCGACCAGTTGATCGCCATCAATGGACTGAGCCTCGTGGGTCTGCCGCTCTCCACCTGCCAGACGTACATCAAGAACACCAAGAACCAGACGGTGGTCAAGTTCACGGTGGTGCCATGTGCCCCAGTCGTCGAGGTGAAGATCAAGCGGCCGGAGACCAAGTACCAGCTGGGATTCAGCGTCCAAAACGGAGTGGTGAGTTAAAACGAGAGATACACGCTGTATCTGCTAGTGCTCCCAAACTTATTCATATATCTATCTCGATATCTATTAATTTTCTTGTAGATCTGCAGTCTGCTGCGAGGTGGCATTGCGGAAAGGGGTGGGGTTCGTGTGGGTCATCGCATCATCGAGATAAACAACCAGAGCGTGGTGGCTGTGCCCCACGAGAAGATCGTAAACTTGCTGGCCACTTCAGTGGGAGAGGTATAAGGAATCGAATTTCTCTATTTGTATGTATAAATGGTTATTAATTCATACATTTCAGATACTCATGAAAACGATGCCCACGTCCATGTTCCGCCTGCTCACTGGCCAGGAAAATcccatatatatttaagcctGCGGGAGAGTAATAAACGGCGATTATTGTtaactataaaaaaaaacacaacctTACAAGGGTATTACGATATTTAGTATATATACCTATACATATAGAGAAGGAAAGTGAAAGAAAgagtaaatatatgtatgtatatgcgtgtgtacctatatatatatgctaaACATATACTACACACAGGTGTATCGATTTTTTTTGTGAGGTAATACTAGACAAAGTTCGATCGGAGGCAAGTTAAGATCAGCTACTACGACAAATAAGAGGAAGCGATAACTAACATACACATGGCACGCCTTTTTGCAAAGCTTAGTAATAATAGTTAATAATGTGTGTGAGTTGGGCCATCGGCCAGgacatgcatatatacatacataaatatatatgaacaGAATGACCTTTTTGCGAAAACGTCCTTAGCTTAGTGGAACGGCGACATCAGTCAGAGAGTACAGCAGCTATAGTAACAGAATCCCCATATATGCTTACCCCATACTTATTgtaaaaaaccaaaaaaaaaaaaagaaatccaCAAAAACCATGGCAACTCAAACCAACCCAAATAAGATTTGAATTCAGATAGGAGGCAGGCAGCTCTTTTGATATAGCATATATAATCCACACACTATATAGCACCATCccgaatatatttatataaacaaacaaaaaaacagaGGGGGGGAGAATGTGGAAAAGCCTAGGACAGATGGGATTTGGATagagaaatggaaatgaaaatggataTTGTAACTGCAGCGTTTCGTTTTCTACTCGCACCCATAGCCGAGAATTTTGATAGTTATTTAACGGATATAGCCAGATCGTAATGTATGCCATGTGTAAATTAAGGAGCGCTTTACACACCCACAAATACGAACATATACCCCCCATAGAGGATTTAGTTTAGCAAACACTTACACTCACACTCACTTAGACGCTTCGATTTCAACCATCTTCGTCCAAAAATTGTGCTACTACTCGTTAAACAAGTTGATAGATATAAAAGGGAATAAAAAAGGATAACAGCAGGAGTAGGGAGATTGACATAGAGACCCCCGTTATAAGCCATAAGAAATAGAAAGAGACGGACTAGCTTGAAATAACGTATATCTGGGCCCGCATTTTAGAGCTACTCGAacagaaagagacggcaacAGGAACAGAGATAGAGACAGCTATAGAGACAAGCAGACAGCCAGACAGAAAGGGAGAATTGCATTTCTttgtgtgtatatgtatgtgtaaaATACTCGCTATTTGGCCCCTAATCGCAATCCACAAGCAACCGGCAGCAGAAGTCACTAAGAGAACTATTATTAACTAtgatttaattataataacgGCACCGGGGCATTTGCTTGATGTTTGTGAATTGAATGACTATTTGGCCTCATTTCCGCTGCTTGGCAagggccacgcccacgcccacgcccaccaaaaacgaaaaaaaaaaagataaacaaaattattatacataaaaagtataaaacacataaaaaatGCTTCAGCAAACCAAAGAGATGAAGGGAAACCAAAATGCATTCAACaactaatatttaataaattgtttttttttttttggtgtacATTATTTATATGGAATGTGAAACCGCATTACAAACTTAatgaatatattaaatatttattaaaaacggGCTAATTGCATAGAAATTATATAAGATCGATCATAGCGATGATTATTTGTAAAGGCGAACTAAACCCAAAAAAACAACCGAAAACAAAAtggataaataaaaaaatatataatcacATGCgtaacaaaaatataaaaccaaaaattGAGCATAATAaacagaaaatgaaaaaaaaaaccagagtttttatttttttgtttgaatttcgaGAAAGGTTTGGACATTATACGCACCCCTCTTgtgcgcttcgtcactacgtgGAATACCATCCACGCAGATCCACTTACTCACGGCGGCATTTACTTTACCAAGTTGTAAACTTACTCTCCACATGTAATCCAAAACTATATGAGTCCCATTAATAGGCTTATTACCACCTTTCGGTTACTGTGTTTGGAAATAATGTTTATTGACGAATACTTTTACTTGCATTGTTTCATTTGCTTTGTATCATTTTATACATGCAATTTTTAGAAATTGATTCCCAACTTCTTCAAGTTCGTTCTTCCGGCTTTTGGCTATGGCAAAGTGTGTATgtctatatgtatatgcatctatatatatatatatatatatatattcgtgTATATAAGTATTATTTTCACGATCAGTTAATCATTACAcacaacaataaaaattagATTTTATATGGCAAACAAGTTTCCCATTAAATTTGCATCTTATTCGTACGTTCTTTTTCAATTGCGTGTGTGTTAATGTGCACATTCCAAAAAAAATGTCGACGGCATTTCCGCTGCATTCATTTCCGCCATCGAAATTTATTCCATACAACTCTGCTTGATTTCAAACTTTTGATGACGCTTATGTATCGGTTTTTAAAGTTCCAATTTCTGGAGTTAGAGACATTTATCTTTTGGTTGCCTTAAA
The Drosophila mauritiana strain mau12 chromosome X, ASM438214v1, whole genome shotgun sequence DNA segment above includes these coding regions:
- the LOC117146585 gene encoding uncharacterized protein LOC117146585 isoform X4; the encoded protein is MVSTTLTTLAAGQTTSSSNHHHHHHHSHQQQQQQQQDQSQQQPHQQLPYQQRGYYALNGSLELDCDTSNTNSSSSGNNIGYQQHQQQQQQQPPLILSQALLSPSPPLNDQISLLFPKCRPKQQQQQQQQQQQQQQQQQQQQQQLQQQQLQQQQLQPAQQQQQQHVLPTDVNSSCNSNRSSSPTSAGVVGEPLASISVSPPPPKATPTSSTPSYYKSVNIITQSPPPHSASSHSSESLSSVTPRISTNPFLCAPLTPPTPPHHHQQQQKQQQQKQEQQEEDTTSESIVEHSRSRSGAAGEVLEYPASFYYHTVGDSRRGPGSYTEMPRKRNSALPASNRQQQQLHNGNGSQNPFIKENYWEAPPTRASLLLHSPTEYSEEPQQQQLQQQQQQQQQQQQQQQHMHASARRAYHQQREQVYGINQRPQQQQQQNILRVGRSPVNRSFPPQQQHQQQQQQQQQQQQQQPHQQIPTARSNPCADGLTPLASHYLYGSKSSLDQHPSDWEPREQRKLRLREEREREREREREREREREREHLLLEQQQQLQLQEVQAARDNHLSHLAGQQQQQQQRKRHVYGEERDVERDHRLVNGSADPNESWQHLRVTTETLAEEGGKPGKPAEKAQHQMHNANQSQNSEVNVYREHKLDAWKLERSYTLAVESRHGIIEYEGSPRRIGVTSTSNLGATGAAAASAAADESEPPAAAEAAVVATTTPQPQQQVPMATVPPLSSTATSLQKTAARAALAALAQSHPHSSHNILSSLLPHSPNPVNPGQMHAAQQSIQNYPVRPGFPQRIISPPSRDPRSSSPPLQQQQYQQQQQQQQQLQHQQQHFASLMSSHSNNNSNTNKQPLSSDNNAEDTSNDVSEIGTISDLTTPEAVGLSIGIAGGEMASRAGTPQQTAQAPPTAVAGSTVNGTGSGNGTATGNATAAGSGLGPLSLHTKSSTFDYLYEFSETRKVLEEFFKCPSTDEQPIMENGSDVDSIDIQYEFHSNFERDEEDLAEEEEAEDDEEVDDDADEENDEAEDEDEPLEQDRDQNYRAQGAPQSGHIDSERLVFSGYGQQPQLQAQLTAQPMGGARRHYSGSPLMRDFDFFLDSTSRSSGERDADQDGLNHNQLLSTSSGHGGGVGVGGGIGVGPGGGHNYRYSPETTDYDSNCGDLDSLSGEMNGGVSTSCSNYAKFYASAMPVLEDGLSSGHTSDTENNNNNQKNLQQSTANQGGQCPTSLSGSTSIGGSGGISMLMDMKRISTNHSLNSMNNQTTTASTTTDSNGGVGVVGHHLVATLVASPNNEQAKSQGQTQLQSHPPKTLSLDQSPSNHSKVFKNIDPELDSLYSIGVFHRPDTVQMTPPPPAPAPHRKPNNNGCSSGVVNTNGSLAGGSNDVDLLQPSSKHTPLAAAISSTLQRSSPTSTLTGNGIGTGSGKTRSAGSNCSSSANGGMPPPIPERTNLVSAVQRSPSPGANSPVWLSRHLDGGAGKDLLESGSDNHSKNHSADEEDVDTDLETDRLLGHQRLDDQGYYDENKSWDRKPRSLLSKISPKQQIPSTKTRNGYNALLSSTPELPPPIPPKGQSGLGLGLTLSAGNGGKLLDLVGGMVQRSLSRSSSEHSEKSLSKMPISGGDLCAGGVDVVASTVAATSTTVVASTPALGSPGNGGGSERSAAEMGNPGGAVKLSEQEIGTINGGSVMPLGAGSGTGSGAGSGAGSGTGANAAVVANSNANNNNVGGGGGNNSSGSGAGSNSNSGEKKVKKMLIEGVLFRAKYLGSTQLVCEGQPTKSTRMMQAEEAVSRIKALAPDGDVQPSTEVDLFISTEKIMVLNTDLKEIMMDHALRTISYIADIGDLVVLMARRRFVPQDIDDAPKPNRTPKMICHVFESDEAQFIAQSIGQAFQVAYMEFLKANGIEDHRFVKEMDYQEVLNSQEIFGDELEIFAKKELQKEVVVPKAKGEILGVVIVESGWGSMLPTVVIANLMSSGAAARCGQLNIGDQLIAINGLSLVGLPLSTCQTYIKNTKNQTVVKFTVVPCAPVVEVKIKRPETKYQLGFSVQNGVICSLLRGGIAERGGVRVGHRIIEINNQSVVAVPHEKIVNLLATSVGEILMKTMPTSMFRLLTGQENPIYI
- the LOC117146585 gene encoding uncharacterized protein LOC117146585 isoform X5 — encoded protein: MVSTTLTTLAAGQTTSSSNHHHHHHHSHQQQQQQQQDQSQQQPHQQLPYQQRGYYALNGSLELDCDTSNTNSSSSGNNIGYQQHQQQQQQQPPLILSQALLSPSPPLNDQISLLFPKCRPKQQQQQQQQQQQQQQQQQQQQQQLQQQQLQQQQLQPAQQQQQQHVLPTDVNSSCNSNRSSSPTSAGVVGEPLASISVSPPPPKATPTSSTPSYYKSVNIITQSPPPHSASSHSSESLSSVTPRISTNPFLCAPLTPPTPPHHHQQQQKQQQQKQEQQEEDTTSESIVEHSRSRSGAAGEVLEYPASFYYHTVGDSRRGPGSYTEMPRKRNSALPASNRQQQQLHNGNGSQNPFIKENYWEAPPTRASLLLHSPTEYSEEPQQQQLQQQQQQQQQQQQQQQHMHASARRAYHQQREQVYGINQRPQQQQQQNILRVGRSPVNRSFPPQQQHQQQQQQQQQQQQQQPHQQIPTARSNPCADGLTPLASHYLYGSKSSLDQHPSDWEPREQRKLRLREEREREREREREREREREREHLLLEQQQQLQLQEVQAARDNHLSHLAGQQQQQQQRKRHVYGEERDVERDHRLVNGSADPNESWQQYEGSPRRIGVTSTSNLGATGAAAASAAADESEPPAAAEAAVVATTTPQPQQQVPMATVPPLSSTATSLQKTAARAALAALAQSHPHSSHNILSSLLPHSPNPVNPGQMHAAQQSIQNYPVRPGFPQRIISPPSRDPRSSSPPLQQQQYQQQQQQQQQLQHQQQHFASLMSSHSNNNSNTNKQPLSSDNNAEDTSNDVSEIGTISDLTTPEAVGLSIGIAGGEMASRAGTPQQTAQAPPTAVAGSTVNGTGSGNGTATGNATAAGSGLGPLSLHTKSSTFDYLYEFSETRKVLEEFFKCPSTDEQPIMENGSDVDSIDIQYEFHSNFERDEEDLAEEEEAEDDEEVDDDADEENDEAEDEDEPLEQDRDQNYRAQGAPQSGHIDSERLVFSGYGQQPQLQAQLTAQPMGGARRHYSGSPLMRDFDFFLDSTSRSSGERDADQDGLNHNQLLSTSSGHGGGVGVGGGIGVGPGGGHNYRYSPETTDYDSNCGDLDSLSGEMNGGVSTSCSNYAKFYASAMPVLEDGLSSGHTSDTENNNNNQKNLQQSTANQGGQCPTSLSGSTSIGGSGGISMLMDMKRISTNHSLNSMNNQTTTASTTTDSNGGVGVVGHHLVATLVASPNNEQAKSQGQTQLQSHPPKTLSLDQSPSNHSKVFKNIDPELDSLYSIGVFHRPDTVQMTPPPPAPAPHRKPNNNGCSSGVVNTNGSLAGGSNDVDLLQPSSKHTPLAAAISSTLQRSSPTSTLTGNGIGTGSGKTRSAGSNCSSSANGGMPPPIPERTNLVSAVQRSPSPGANSPVWLSRHLDGGAGKDLLESGSDNHSKNHSADEEDVDTDLETDRLLGHQRLDDQGYYDENKSWDRKPRSLLSKISPKQQIPSTKTRNGYNALLSSTPELPPPIPPKGQSGLGLGLTLSAGNGGKLLDLVGGMVQRSLSRSSSEHSEKSLSKMPISGGDLCAGGVDVVASTVAATSTTVVASTPALGSPGNGGGSERSAAEMGNPGGAVKLSEQEIGTINGGSVMPLGAGSGTGSGAGSGAGSGTGANAAVVANSNANNNNVGGGGGNNSSGSGAGSNSNSGEKKVKKSKSKEGGAVLIEGVLFRAKYLGSTQLVCEGQPTKSTRMMQAEEAVSRIKALAPDGDVQPSTEVDLFISTEKIMVLNTDLKEIMMDHALRTISYIADIGDLVVLMARRRFVPQDIDDAPKPNRTPKMICHVFESDEAQFIAQSIGQAFQVAYMEFLKANGIEDHRFVKEMDYQEVLNSQEIFGDELEIFAKKELQKEVVVPKAKGEILGVVIVESGWGSMLPTVVIANLMSSGAAARCGQLNIGDQLIAINGLSLVGLPLSTCQTYIKNTKNQTVVKFTVVPCAPVVEVKIKRPETKYQLGFSVQNGVICSLLRGGIAERGGVRVGHRIIEINNQSVVAVPHEKIVNLLATSVGEILMKTMPTSMFRLLTGQENPIYI